The genomic window ATGGTGCAGTTGGTGGTGTTAGAAAATAGAAGATCTTAAAATGAGAGGTAGCGGTTTAGGTTAGCCTGCAACAAGGATAAGTTATTGAAAGATGCCAGGATggaaaaatctgatttgattttatcACGTAAGATGCTTGGTCAATGATAACTTGCAATGCTACAAAGTGGGCAAGAAAATGTGAAATATAAGctgaatttatatttttcttatgtTTGTGACTTCTACAtgaatattagtgatgtaaaacTCAGAGCTAGTGCACATAGTGGAGGTCCACTGGTTTATGTTAAAGGAATAGGAACGAGCAGATAAAAGGCTCAAAGAAATCTGGACGAGAGCCATGACTGCTAACTTGCACATAAAAAGAACCTATACGTCTTGCAGCATCTCATGGACACGGTAATGAATAGGATCTGAGTCGCAGAACCATCAGTATCAAATAGTATTGCTTTAAGTGCAATAAGCACAGGAGCAGAACATTtgctgaaaaaaatttaagaaggtgTTTGGTTTATAACTGAGATCAAAATGAAAATTGAAATGgattgaaatcaaaatcagaatgactaaatcttttaaaatatttgtttcatgattggaatcggaatgaaaatttgaattcttaTGAAAGAATAAGGATTGAGTGTTATATAGATTGGACCATTCACATTCTATCCcgaaatcagaattgaaataagattcctcccaaccaaacgtTTGGAACGAGAGTCACTCATTCCCATTCTAATTCCAGACCCCAACTCCCTTAACCAAACACTCCCTTAATATCCTAAGCATCTGTATCAAACACAATGAAGATCTTGGCAGTTTATTTCCTGACTGGGATCATGAAAAGGCACAAATTTCATAGATGACAAAGAAGCTATGTTCTCTAGGCAATTCAGTGATAATATTTCTCCTGATATAGTTTGCCTTCTGAGATTTGAAGTAGCTGGCATCTCAGCAGTTGATGGCAGTCCATGGCCTCCGCttgtgcaattggagtcatggctTGAAGCACACTGCAACCATAATTTACAAGAATATTCTATAGTGTTAGTAATGAGGTAGGGTCAAGGATTTATCCTATGTGAGATATCATATTATCCAAGGAATCTAGATGCTGTGAGAGCaaaggatcatcttgatgcttGGGCTCATGAATTCTTCCAACTTGTGGTGGTTGGTAGCGATGCGATAGAGCCACACCATTTCCTATCCATACTTGAAAAAGACTCTCAAGGATGTCCAAGTATCCCCTGAACACATTTGTGTTTGAGGCTTTTCTTCCTTGGGCTGTTATCATGAATATTAATAATTCTTCACGATTTTTGTTCATTCTCCTGCTTAAATATTTTACTTTTCCTTTGGGAAGGATTCTGCACCAGGGATAAAAGCTGATGTGGTGGCTGGGATGCCTGTAGTAAGTTTGACAACAAGAAATCCAGCACAGTTACTGATGGATGCAGGGGCCACCTTCCTCATCTAAAAATTACAAAGATCCAAAGCTGTTGGCAGCACTGGAAGAGTTAGAGCAACGGCAACTAAGAGATCAGTTGATACTTAGAGAGGTAAGGTGGTACTGGTATACTCATGCACTTGACTGCtgttagaaaaaaaagaaaaagaaaaagaaaatagtgcACTCCAGTGGTCGTATGCATAAATAGGTTTATTTTTCATGTATATCTTTAAATTCTTTCCTGTATCATCTGGACTGTCTTCTAATTTGCGATTGCCCGCTAATCTCTCTTACAAACAGATATATGCATGTTGGAAAAAGTATCTAGAGCTATATCAAACAAGTTAAGCCACTAACCTACAATATTATTCATGTTGTACCTCCAATGCCGTGGACTCCATGATGAATGGGCAAAAGAATGACAAAAAGAAGAATTGAAAGAATGAGATATTTTGCAATTTTAAGATTTTCAAGATGCCGCAGATCATCATTTTATAATGGATTTAGCATCATAAAGCTTCTAGATTAAAGAGCAAATTACCTACGACAATCACTCAtgcttctctcttcctttcctgaGAAATTACTTGCATCAGTTATCAGTTCCCCATGCTTCTCTCTTCCTTTGAATATGAATACAGCTATCTGCATCCAAGTAAATCTCAAGTCACAATCCATTTAAAATAACAAAGAGTTGCAATCTCAATATCACCTGATAACTTCAGAAATAAGAGTACCTGCATCAACCACTAGTGCATGCGCATGTCTAGACTCCACCTAAGACAACCATGGTTAACTACCGGACCGCCCTGATTCTCACACAGCAAAATTAGACATGAACCCCGAAACAATCTTGCTTCCATGCGTTCATATGCACATGCTAGTAACGAATGATTCTATCCATGCTGGTCAATTAGATCTCCAAACTGTTCTAAACTAACCGAATTAATTATAAGTGATAACCCACGAATAGCAGCCACACTTATCTTTTGCTATTTTTGCCTTTTGCATGCCCATATATCAACAAATTAGTTAATTTATATCATTTTTTATCCTTCCATTTTTAATAATCTGAAACCTTTGCTAGCCTTTTGCGAATGCTTCCATAAATAATACAGCTCAGGAATCAAAATAGAATGCAAGTAATATAATATACAACCTTTCTGTCACAAAAGGAAAATGTAGGATGTGCGATATAACGCTGATTGGCAAAGAAATGTTATATGAAACTGCACAGTATGTATGTAACAAAACCAGCAACAGACAGAAAGGGTTTGAATAAAATCTCCACTTGCACTACGCTAATTATACAATATACAGCAAATGTTTAACTATTGACCCATATCCTCATCTCGCCCATGATACTGCCTCGATTTCATCCCTTGCAGATTTATACAATTCAAGCCTTTTAGAACATTGCAGCCTGCGCTCCATCAATGCTGGATCCTCATCCAATAGCTGTGCAAGCTGCTTGCCCTGCATAAAAGAGCTTAGTTATTATGGGAGTTGAAAGTGAAAGAAGTGGCTGTACATACAGGCAAGCATGGAAGAGAACCTCTTTTTTCCCCACTACTGTATAGAAATGATTGAGCAAAGATCGCTTAGCTTCTCGGACTTGACAATAGACCGCTGCCTTTGGAATGGAGTTCTTGAGCGTTTCCGACACCATCCCTATGTAGGAGGACACATTCGATGCTATCCTCCTGAAATGTCCATCAGTGTATCGATCAACAGTGGGTCCAGTAGGATTCCCTCCCTTCTCCACTTCCTGTGGGAGCTTCCGGAAGAAATCTACTGTTAAATATGACGATTCCATGTCAACCAACCGCAACACTGTTTTATGGCTATCTTCACGGAATCTTTCCAAGGCTTCATAAGAGGCAGCTGCTAGTTCATTTTGGAGGGTGGGAAACCTTTTCAACTCCTGGTATTTAAATAATTAGCGTGTCATGTTATGTAGAGTGACAATGATCAAGATGGTCGAATAAAAATGCTTAGCACTGACCTGGGTCTCGCCAATTGACTTCCTTACCAACTCCTTCAATACATAGTGTACCTGCAAAAAGAATATCAGGAGTGCAGCTAGAATCAATTCCTAACCTAAGTACAACATGAAATCATACAGAAATTGTAGAACTGATGTATCTTACAGCATCCACTGATGCTTCTGCTGGGCCTCGAAAATAACTGAGTGCATTCTCAATCAGGCGACGGTAACCTTGCTCAGGAGCAATTAGATGGGGCTGATAACCGTCTGCTTCTGAGACCACTTTCTTTACATTTTGAATAGAAAGATACCGGTCAAATGGAAGTTTCTTAAGCGCAGCAGGGAGCTGATTGTCAAAAACTCCATATATTCTATCACCACCTGGTCGCCTGTGATTTGTATTGCATACATCTTAGAAGCCAATTGTGAAatgtttttttttattatcaagcATTGTTGATTATTatgcaaaaaataaaacaatGTTTAGCGAATTCTGCAAAAATTaactaatttcatattttaaagcaaagatttttgttttttttttttttaggctctCACAAAGAATCAAGTGTTGATGGCATGGGGCATGATGGCCACTGGCAGGAGCGAGCCCTTCTAAATGGTTTGAGGTTCAACAGTTCAACATATATATTGGTTTTTTCCTTCTAAGAAACTTTCTCTATGGATCGAAGAtttcaatttgaatttgaaaatccaCAAATACTGTAATGCAGCTCCCCAGGCAACCAATCAAGTAAACATGATCCTAGGATCCATAAAATGAGTCTTGGCATCCAAAACAACATGTAAACCTAGGCATTCAAAGAAAAGCAGCACCTGCCTCATAATGGAACTAAAGCGAGCAATTAGCTTACTTCAGACATCGCGACTCATGAGTAGCATGATAAGTTGTTCCATCTAGACATGTGAACCACATCAAACTGGAAAGTCAGGACAGAGTCCAAACACAACTACATAGCATGATATGCAAATAACATTCGGGTAAGACTTGCATGGCAAAAGCTAGTTAACAACCAAATGTCAGAGATAAGAATAAACAAATTTAAGGCCATTACCCTCCATCTAGATGCTCCTTGAATATTTTGTCAAATGCACGACAAAGTTCCAATATGGTGTACAATTGAGCCTGCAGGAAAAACAtaattgtgcataaaataatattatgatttcatcaaatttCCAAACTCCAAGACTTCATATGAATATAAATGCCTCACCCCTGCATCAACAGCTATGGGTCTTCCAAGATGGTCCATCTCTGATTCAAGTTCATCAATGCTTTTATTTATCAAGGATGTGATACTTGGAATGCGTGCCCTGATTACAGACTCCAGATGCTGAAATTGAAGCCCATAATTAAGAATGATGCACTCTCCAAGATCTCGAACAAACAAACACCTATAAAAGTGAAGAAGCCAAAATATGTTACCTGTGAAAGGAGTTTAGCAAGATACTCTGAACCCATTTTACTGGCCAAGTGTGAGTAGTCAGGACTAGTTGCAAAGTACTCCTTTTCCTTTCGCCTGGCAACAATCATGTTGACGTTCTTATTAATATCTGCTTGCGAACGGTTAACAATACCAACCCAAGGGTGCTGCAGCCTAtaggatcttccttcaagaacctTTAAAGCAAGCAATAATAGGATTAGCAATGCTTAACACATGTTAATGTTTTCAGGAAAAACCATTAAGAAGCcctgtttgaatttattttctcaatttttcaaAATGTTCTCAATTGAGTACAAGGAAATTAAACCTACATCAAGTGCATTTGTCCCCTTATCCATCAGATCAAGCTTTGTCAACACTCCAAAAGTTCTTTCACCTAATCCAAGTTCAAATGAAGCCCATCACAAATTTCACACACCAAAAAATGTATTATCATCATCAGATGTGCCAATTACAAAAACAACAGTAATAGCGTCATGATCATCATCATATTTGATGCTGAATTTACCACTTTGCTGCTACTGTTACATTGTACCTGTTGGATCTACTTCCCGGGCAAGTTTAATGGCATCAGATGTTGCAATGTCTTGATTGGCAGGAGATATTGCCAGTATAATGCAATTGGGCTACAAAAGAAACCATATACAACCATATGTAAAGAAACCATATTTaggaaattaggataatttaagAAAGAGAAGCATTCAAAACTCAAATGATACCAAAAAGGCAAAATTTTCATTAATAAATGAAACCAAGAATTCAGAATAAGTTTATCCATATTGAGGGTAATAACTTAGGAAATATGATTTTACATTACATAACCAGATAAGCAAAAAGACAAAAGCTGATATGTATATAATGCTGCATTTCTTTCACTATACATGATAAAAAGTTAGATAAATCTTTGCAATCTTATCCATAATGATAAACATGATAGCCTGTTGTTGTCAATCAAAACAAACAGTTATTaacaagatatgatatatgaaaacaATCCATTAACATAATTTAGGATTTCTATTGCCAAGGTACAACCACTGAAGTCAGAAATTTTAATTGATTCTTGTTAAGCCAGACAAAAGGTTTCTTGGCCAGAAAAAAAGTTCAGGGCACAAAAAACCACAACACCAGTTCTACCTACCCACCCCTCTTCCCTTCCGAAAccaataaaaaaatagatctgcatataatattaaatatatgtatGCATCTGTGCATAAAAATCCATTATAATACCTAATCATGAAGTGTTATCTAGTCAATTTGGGGATTCAGTTAATATATGACTCAGATAGATTATTgcagaaaaacaaagaaaaagctgACTGCAAACACAGATGAATGTGCCACCAACAGCACACGATTTTTTTTAGAAGCCTCCATGGCTGTCAAAAACCAGAATATGAATTATTGttagaggcaaaaaaaaaaaaaaaaaaaaaagcaatctcATAATGACCAAGTGGATAAAACTTTTACTTCTGATCATAAGGTGCATTAGTTAATTAGTTAAGTAGAAGCTCACAGTCCTGACAACAGAAGCATAACTCGAACAACCTAAAAATTACAATTTGTACTGTTCCCAAGGGAATTATACAAGTTATTATCATGCATATTCCGGTGACATGGCATACCTTCTCGACATATGAGCGAACCATATTTTCAATCTCTTGAACAATGCTTTCAGGTTGCCCCTCTGCAAAAGACAACATTATTATTGTTGAATGCTTAAAACTTAAGTTTCCTATAAATTAAACAGATAGGCAAAAAGTATATACAGTATGTACCTACAGCAACCTTTGTCAGACCAGGTAGATCAATCAGTGTAAGGTTCACAACTGCCGCAATCAAACAAATCATTAAATATTGCCAAGATATGACATATGTGGACCCAAAAATCTATAACAAACACAGAGATCTGAACATGCATAAAGCATAACAAAGATAAAACATACTTCGACAGATTTATCATCAAGCAGAAAAACCTAATGCACAGACACATGGAACAAAATCAACAATATGCATAGAATATCTGCAGCATTCAACAATCAAAATCTACTTTGGTCAAGTTggcaatattattaaaaaaaaaaaagattgagatTTGAGCAATTCTTAGTCAGTTATAGCTGTTTTAGTTTATAAGGAAAGGTAACAAACTTTGTTTAGTAATTACCCACGAAATTAGTTACTTACAAAGAGGGACATAGGGACATCCAGTTCAACTTCAACAAGCAACTCACTCATGCTAAGAATACTGCTAAAAGTTCAACAATGACTATTGCCAGAATTATTAGCAGAAAGGTCCATATGCAGGatcttcatatgattgatgtagtAACAGTCTAGTAGATAGGATGATTGATGTAGTAACAGTCTAGTAGATAGGTTTGAATGCTTTCACTAAGCCAGGGGAAATTGGATCACTGACTGCTTGCATCTTCTCTCAATTCTGAAGCATGAAAAGTGCAATTGCACTATTCTGTTCCCTATGGTTGTTCCTCTCTTGATAAGCACCATACATATGCCAGTTGAAGAAGTACTGCAACATTATATGCATAAGACACCtaaaatatttacaaaataaGAAAGCTTCACCAAAAGCTTCTACAACATCAATCTGGCAGCTGAAAACAAAATATCGCAAGTAATGAAAGATAAGGGACAAGAGCTTTCAACTACAGTTAATATATATACTTCAAGAAAAGCATCAGTTGCTAGTGCATGTCCCAAAGAGTTCATAAATAGTTATAAGAAATCTTAATCTTACCAAAGTTAATCACATGCAGAAAACAAGTATCTTATCACATTTTCAAGTTAAACATGATCTAGATGATTAACGGAACAATGCTGTAGTGCAAATACGAACACTTTCAGAAGGTTGTCCAAAATTTAGGAAAGTACACCTGggaaaatacacacacacactctctctctctctctcgctctcttaaACATACTCATTTTGGTAAGCCATGGTTGATCTAATTGGAAGGAAAATAAAATTATGCCTCACTTCTGGAATGTAATTTTTCTCTCTATCACCTCAGTTACCCACTAAAGCATTTTAACAACCCCCCTCTTAaccaacaccccccccccctccccaacccaaa from Elaeis guineensis isolate ETL-2024a chromosome 4, EG11, whole genome shotgun sequence includes these protein-coding regions:
- the LOC140857142 gene encoding phragmoplastin DRP1E-like; protein product: MTTMESLIGLVNRIQRACTVLGDHGGADGALPTLWEALPSVAVVGGQSSGKSSVLESIVGRDFLPRGSGIVTRRPLVLQLHKTEEGQGEYAEFLHLPKRRFSDFSLVRKEIQDETDSLTGKTKQISPVPIHLSIYSPNVVNLTLIDLPGLTKVAVEGQPESIVQEIENMVRSYVEKPNCIILAISPANQDIATSDAIKLAREVDPTGERTFGVLTKLDLMDKGTNALDVLEGRSYRLQHPWVGIVNRSQADINKNVNMIVARRKEKEYFATSPDYSHLASKMGSEYLAKLLSQHLESVIRARIPSITSLINKSIDELESEMDHLGRPIAVDAGAQLYTILELCRAFDKIFKEHLDGGRPGGDRIYGVFDNQLPAALKKLPFDRYLSIQNVKKVVSEADGYQPHLIAPEQGYRRLIENALSYFRGPAEASVDAVHYVLKELVRKSIGETQELKRFPTLQNELAAASYEALERFREDSHKTVLRLVDMESSYLTVDFFRKLPQEVEKGGNPTGPTVDRYTDGHFRRIASNVSSYIGMVSETLKNSIPKAAVYCQVREAKRSLLNHFYTVVGKKEGKQLAQLLDEDPALMERRLQCSKRLELYKSARDEIEAVSWAR